The following are encoded together in the Daucus carota subsp. sativus chromosome 5, DH1 v3.0, whole genome shotgun sequence genome:
- the LOC108223257 gene encoding probable mannitol dehydrogenase gives MEKSAETEHPVKAFGWAARDSSGLLAPFKFSRRKTGEEDVRFNVLYNGICHSDLHNIKNEWGTATYPLLPGHEIVGVVTEVGSKVTKVKIGDHVGVGCLIGSCHTCKNCSNHLENYCPKLLLSYNSTYYDGTMTYGGFSDTMVCNEHFIVRWPENLPLASGAPLLCAGITTYSPLKHFGLDKPGLHLGVVGLGGLGHVAVKFAKAFGLTVTVISTSTSKKEEALKHLKADAFLVSTDPAQLQAAAGTMDGIIDTVSADHALQPLIDLLTTDGRLVLVGAPSQPLQLPIFPLLYGRKIVAGSLIGGMKETQEMIDFAAKHNITADIELVPMDYVNTAMDRLAKNDVRYRFVIDVGNTLEAA, from the exons ATGGAGAAATCAGCAGAGACAGAACATCCTGTTAAGGCATTCGGATGGGCTGCACGAGACTCTTCCGGTCTTCTTGCCCCGTTCAAATTCTCTAGAAG GAAAACAGGGGAGGAAGATGTTAGGTTCAATGTGCTGTATAACGGAATCTGTCACTCTGATCTTCATAACATAAAGAATGAATGGGGAACAGCTACATATCCTCTGCTCCCGGG GCATGAGATTGTAGGCGTTGTGACCGAGGTGGGAAGCAAGGTAACAAAGGTGAAAATTGGAGACCATGTTGGCGTTGGATGCCTAATTGGATCATGTCACACATGTAAAAACTGCAGCAACCATCTTGAAAATTACTGTCCCAAATTACTTCTTTCATACAATTCAACATACTACGATGGAACTATGACGTATGGAGGTTTCTCTGATACAATGGTTTGCAATGAACATTTCATTGTGCGGTGGCCTGAGAACTTGCCTCTTGCTAGTGGCGCGCCTCTTCTATGCGCGGGGATCACAACTTACAGCCCCCTCAAACACTTTGGCCTTGACAAGCCTGGCTTACATTTGGGTGTTGTTGGACTTGGTGGATTAGGCCATGTAGCTGTCAAGTTTGCTAAGGCCTTCGGGCTTACTGTGACTGTAATTAGTACATCGACGAGCAAGAAAGAGGAAGCTCTTAAGCACCTTAAAGCTGATGCTTTTTTGGTTAGCACTGATCCAGCTCAGTTGCAG GCTGCTGCAGGCACCATGGATGGTATCATTGACACAGTTTCTGCAGATCATGCTCTGCAACCGCTAATCGACCTATTGACTACTGATGGCCGTCTTGTCCTTGTTGGCGCGCCAAGCCAGCCACTGCAGCTACCTATTTTTCCTTTGCTTTATG GGAGGAAAATAGTAGCTGGTAGTCTCATTGGAGGGATGAAGGAGACACAAGAGATGATTGATTTTGCAGCAAAACACAATATAACAGCTGACATTGAGCTGGTTCCAATGGACTACGTGAACACTGCAATGGATCGTCTAGCTAAAAACGACGTGAGATATCGATTTGTCATTGATGTTGGAAATACATTGGAGGCTGCTTAG